AGATTTCGAAAGCCCCGAAGACTGTGTTGGACTCGACCAAGTGCGTGAGGTGATGATAGCATCGACGAACTCCAAATGCGATGGTTTTCAGTGTGATCAAAATCGCTGCTTACCCAAAGATTACGTATGCGATGGTCATTTGGATTGTAACGACCAAACAGATGAGGCCAAATGCGAACGATGTCAAAAGGATGAGATCTATTGTGGCGATGATCGTTGCATAGGTATAAATCACGTATGTGACGGCGTTATCGACTGTCCGTATGGACAAGACGAACGAAATTGCAGTAAGTAAACATATTGTCTACAAGGATAAGCATATAGTGGGCTTCAAACAATCGtacgaaaagaaaaacaaaagacttaataCCTCATTAACCTCCTTTATTTACGAAAACACGGTTAGCGTCGAGGTGGTCTGGTGTTATTTCTTTTGACTGCCCGTCTCTGTATGCTTAGTGGAGGATAGTAAAATTACCAAGATGAATTTCATTTGTTCTTCTCAACAGTTCGTCTAAGCGATCGTAATGGCGATTTAGGGAAAGGCATGTTGGAATTCTATCGCATAAGCACACAAATGTGGACGCCAGCTTGTGTTAAAAACTGGGATCGCGCGGTATCCCCTTCAGCCGTTTGCTCTATGTTGGGTTATAGTGCCGTTAACGCCACTAGTGTGGTAACACTCAAAACACACCGATCGCTTATGGCATCCATAAATGTATCGACCGATATTTGGAATATGTATGCgaaaaaacattcaaatttgATGCAGGAATTCTCAAGTTGCTCACCCGACGAGGATTATCCAGTTGCTGAATTAACTTGTGCTAATTACGGTAAATTTCAAAAACAgtcgaaaatcgatttttcaatgcaattttaaatataattaatatttcagaGTGCGGAAAAGTTAAACGCGGACGCCACAAACCATCTCGCCGCATCATTGGAGGCTCACAGGCCAACCCAGGCACTTGGCCCTTTTTGGCCGCAATTTTAGGAGGACCTGAAAAAATATTCTACTGCGCGGGAGTTCTAATTTCCGACCAATGGGTGCTCACAGCGTCGCATTGCATAGGAAAGTGAGTgaatacattaaattaataaatagaaGTATATTTTAGGCCTCTAGCAACATGCACATACCCTCTTCACACATGTATGTAACTCATTTTAGTCATACCGTCATTGACCTTGAAGATTGGACCATACAGCTTGGTGTAACGCGCCGAAACTCCTATACATACACGGGGCAAAAGGTTAAAGTCAAAACAGTTATACCACATCCGCATTACAATACCGTAATCACACATGACAATGACATAGCACTATTTCAAGTAAGCTAATCACATGCTAATTAATGATCgaagaatattttgaagccatattaatataaatacttatgcTATGTGCTTTTAGCTGGCCACTAGGGTTGCATTCCATGAGCACTTATTGCCTGTTTGTCTGCCGCCACCCGGAATTAAACTGAAGCCGGATCAAATGTGTACAGTGATCGGTTGGGGAAAGCGTGACAATAAAGACCGTAAGATAATGATTCATTAACATTTTAGCTAtacgattgaaatttaaactAATATTTGTATGGCTTTGCCACGTTGTCTTCAGCTCGAgcaaaggttaggttaggttaggttaatccaGTAGgacaataagccacgcatagaccagtttggtcctttgcgatcaTTGTCgcaaattttaacagactctgtggcctcactatcgatatctCATCCAGCTTATCATACCGTgaggaccccagatgcttacagctaATGCAGGAGAAGTGCACAAGGGATGCCCTGCTTTAAGCATATATAGTTGTCTAGCGTAGctttcagcgaagaggtctataggTGGCAAATTTAGTGCCACTTCAAGAGCCGCTGTTGGAGTTGTTTTGAACCCTTTCCATTAACTGTCGGTAGGTGAATTTCCGCACGCCCGTCCATCATACTACTGCACCCTAGAGCAGAATTGGTCTAACTATTGCTGTGTAGCACATTTGCATGTGAGAGGGAGAGAGCTCTCAGGTTATGTCGAGCATCTACCTACACGCTTATAAACATTGCTGGCTTCCTCACCTCGTTCAAAAGTTAGTGAAGATACATAATTATTTCTGATCACTGTGAAAGCTGCTGTAGCCTTTATTCATTTAAAGCAAGTTctaaaaatttaacgaaaaattttaTCAGTTGTGGCTCACTATTCGTTCTTTTAAACCAAACCATCGGCCAGACAGAGTCTACATCAAGTTATAAAACTTAGCTTATAAATATACGTatttcagcaaaatcaacatACGAACCAATTGTCAATGAAGTGCAAGTCCCGATTATTGGCCGACAGCAATGCGATGTTTGGCTTGATAATCTGACAGTATCCGATGGAATGATATGCGCTGGCTACGAGGAAGGAGGCAAGGATGCGTGCCAGGTATGCTTACGATTTAATAATACCGAAATAAATAtcaatgaatttaatatacacAGGGTGATTCTGGAGGTCCTCTCCTCTGTCCCTATCCAGGAGAAAAGGATCGCTGGTTTGTGGGTGGCATCGTGTCGTGGGGCATAATGTGTGCACACCCGAAACTGCCAGGCGTATATGCAAATGTGATCAAGTATGTGCCATGGATACAGGAGCAAATGGCTAAATATTCAAAACCTGAAAATGAAGAGAGACTGTCCAAATATGATGCACACCCAGGCGGACCAGATATTCTGTCCAACATAGCGACTGGACCCGTACGCAACAAGAAACCATATCACAATCAGAATCGCAGTCCAATGGACATTGATTACTACGACAATTATAAGAAGACCTAAACTaaacattcaaattaaaagttaaacttAACGAAACCAGCACAAGAAAGGCATTATATTGTAAGTGAGATGTTCAATAAACCACAGAGAGAGAGAAGGCAGTCAAAATGTACGAAAATAAGTACATTGAATTTTGATAGACaataatacacatatacatacatacatactatatgtaaattAGGCATAGAGAAACATTTCTACAAAGTGTTAGACAATACAGTTTAGTTGCGATTCGTTTGTATTtgacaaacaacaaatatattcaTATCCCTGTGGCATATTGCCATTTGAAAAATGGAAtatgtttacataaaaaaaaattacatttaggCAAAGAGTGTATAACAGCTATGCTTATACAAGTACTACAAGTTTTTTGTAATACATTAGTATTAAAGGGCACACTTTTGAGGGGAACAACATGTTACCACCAAGCACACACATATTATAACCGAACAAGTCAATTTCCGAATTTAAATGTCAATTGGACACAAAGTTCACAGCGTTTCCTTGAAGGGAACCATAGAAAATGTGACAAAATCCGTTAGGGTCAACCAAATatcagcatatacatacatacaaacatagaatgtacaacaaaatacaaagagtattttatatttgtacatcATGTGGAGTTTATTATTGCCACAGTTTTatactttattataattttaagaatttattcttgacatacatacatatctttcaAGTTGTGTAGTAAAGTAACGGGCAAAGTGCGTACTTGCTCTGCGACAGCAAAGTTGCAATTGACGATTaagatttattttcaaatatattgtatatgtacatatatgcacatatctaCTTCCGTTATCAAAGCTAACATTTGagatgtatgcttgtatgtatgtatgtgccagtGCGGCGACTCAAAACGGTAGTAAAACATAATGCAAATTATTCTAATTGAAAACATACCCACTCAAatcaaatatacacatacacacatatatatctacatatatgtatgaaatatttatacacacacatttacatgctacatacatacatatatgtatgtaaaacatgAATTTGTTACACGTCTATTAATTAGCAAATGTACACACAGAAAGCACATTTGCATAAATAcctacacatatgcatatgtacataaaaatatggttatgataaaaaaaaaaatatttttttataagcaaaCGGAAATAtatagttaatttttatatgtgtacaCGTATAAACTGTGCAAAAAGCTATTATCCTTGCAAAAATAAACCAcacaaattattaaagaaaacacatacatgcaacaTAAAGTAGATTAGTTAATGTAAGACACAAGAAAGTGcatagatacaaatattatacatatgtatgtagtagtgAGGTATGTAGTCAATGACTGTAATATTGTTGTGTGAGCaaatgttcaaaaataaataactacaatAATGAAATAAGCTAAAAAGTAGGAAAGTTACTTATACCACATGCATTCATACTCTACGCACATCCACacaatcatatgtatgtatacctataTCGaacatacataatacatacgCGTTGTGTTATCCGAATGAATCTGCCTATTTGATGTGTGAACtatggattttaataaaaattgagacaatAAAACAAAGTTCAAAACCGAACGGGGTGAAATGGAATGCAGCAAATAAAGACAATGTACCGAagacaataaatttgaaatttgtaatttgtagaATGTGTTGTATTATATAATAAGGTAGAGTGAtgattttaaatagatttatacattaacaaataatttgcGCTTAGACGCACATGCATGGCCGAGGCCTAACATGCTGAAAATGAGTGATTTTTCATttcgaaatgcaaaaaataattgaaaattgatttttgtaaAACAGCAGTGCTGTaaagaactaaatttttaagCGAATCCCTACCTAATGCTGAACgaacaatttaaattatttgacatACGAatcgctttttatttattttttgtgctcgaaaaatatttaccaatttttttagtttaaaatatgtatattttttaaatattatttttaatttaaagacaATAAAACGAAACTTATTGTGACACACAAATTTAGTCCGGCGTGTTGTTGTAAGCTTCTaattagtaaaataataaaagaaaaactaaaagaaatatatgcatGGGTTTCAGCTTtaacaatatgaaattaattaaatatatacatgctgtctatatatacatacgtatacactATATATAGAAATGCTAATttagccatacatacatatacatatactatttaCAATTAGATGTTAATGTAATTACATAAAAGGAATACATAGTATCACGTGGAGCTGCAACCACAGTCTATAAGTAATAACCAAAGCTGATTTTTACCTCACTCAACCACATTCTTTTACGCACGAAAGccattatgcatatgtacatacgctttacatatgcatacaaatatatacatatattatagaagGAGCtgttaaatgcaattttccaaGCAACAACTAAAGCATTGTATACGAACAGACATATGATACATTCGGGTATTCGTGTTTTTCaaagttaatttttcttttaaacatCCTCTGAAGTTGCAGTTTCTGTCCTAACACGAGTTCCACGCAATTgaagttatacatatgtatgtacatcaaaTGACCtgagcattcatacaagtgCCTTATTACTTTTGTGTTGcttatacgacatggtgtactgctTTCAAGCTCAGTAAACTTGTAAGAATGGTCAGTACACTCGATGTCTAATTTaaactgcgtataacttttaaaggagtGATGATATGAAAAAGTGATCAAGACCTTTTTTGTGgggcaaaaaattttgtaatagaaTATCATTAAATAGAGTATCGTAATGTGATGAACATCattcttttgaattttgtaGGTTTCCAAGAACCAAttcttaaattaaattgcaCAGTTTTCGTAAAACTATGTTACTTTTTTACTTGGCTTATCGATAGCCCAACCTTGATGCAAGAACTTTAACTAAACTCCTGAATAACTACCAATGCCTGTGTACGAGAAATcaagaaaattttattcgaCTTCATTAAACTTGCTTTTCCGCTTATTATTAGTTTGcctaaaatttagtttaaaagcctcatatttatgtaagtacgagtatgtatgtgtgaacgtatttatgttttcatatactatatgtatgtatgtacattgaagggtatgtacacatgtataaaAGGCAGTGCACCCATACGCACATTCACACAGCTTTATAATTTCGAACGAAGTGTTGTATACttgaatttatatatacacagctaaatatatacatacatattatgtataaagcatacatacatatttagtataATCTAAAAAACATGCAAAATTTAAGGAAGCAGGAATATAAAAAGAATGagaatatttactattttaaattGTGTGAGACAAATTTAATACGATTTAAggcaaataacaataacaaaattaaaatagattGTTTGTTTGTGATTAAAATCCATgctgaatatatacatacatttatatatgtatgcaagtgcGAGTATATGAATAATGTACGAAGCATATAACCAATAAAAGTAGGAGTcagacacatacataaatttacctgcatatacatacatatatacatatactgttTGCTATCACACACACAACTAATACTCCAATTAGCGCAAGTactatgtatgaatatttatacCCTTAGCGAAGAAGAATAAAATTGTAACTAAAGTATAATATACCAAAAgtacatgtttgtatgttagAAATTGTAGACAATACTATTTGAACGCATTTGCGGAGCAAAATaatgcgaaaagaagaaatgcaTGCAGCGAAAGCTTACCATGCATGTTTCTgagattagaaaaaaaaataaaataatataccaGAAAACAAATACGACAATAAAACATGTTATGTACAATCATCcattataaacaaatacatatatatatatatatatatacaagaacGTGCATGTATTGTTATAGCTAtagatataatatacatatacttatatatacatacatgaatatcataaatgaatatacatatgaatataaaatattgtattagagtaaaatatgaagcaaacatacatacaagtagtgaatgcaaaaagaaaacaacttaATGTGATCATTCTGATAAAGTCAAAAACTGCTTTACTTTTATACTTTGCATACATACGACATAGTGATGATGTCGAAATAAAGGTGAAACTATAAATCTTATagtattatatacatttgtagtTAAGACAACAATGGAAATAAtatgcttacatatatacacttcaAAACGCAAAAATTGTATGTTGAAACATAGCCAATacctacatacattcatatgtacttataacgacaattttattaagttttattctGAAACCTCATTTCTTTTCGTTCCTCTTATTCACTTACATATTCATTCAAACTCTTGTTAAaatcgcacatacatatgcagaacCTACGTGCATATAACGGtatacaatttttgaatatCAGAAATCAGAAATGTCaacttacaaataaaataattgcataAAGCACAACAaatcatattattatttttataagaagttCAACCATAttgattataaattattataattgtttCTCAAACATCAGCATAGCTACAAATCATAAAAATAGAGCAAAATATTCGCACTTGTTAAAAATGCACAAATACCAAAATTCGGATGTAAGTAGGGGTTCAATCATTATCTGTTATGCAACAATTCCAaaactttacataaaatatatggtacatatatctacatacatatgttctatAGTAAATCTGAACTGATTgccttaacttttattttttatttttttttgcgagtTTTCGCATTAAAGCGACCAACATTTCATTAatcatacttttattttaacaaaagtgatgacaataatataaaatataagaaatgctTTGCAATATATTCTTTATTAGAACCAGAGCTTGAGTCAAAATAAATTCACTTGAGTGACTTTAAaaatgcgtatgtatgtgcatattatacatataaatttataaaaattcaatgattaAACCGCTGTTGGTACACCTGCTTgcattaataatgaaatattaatagttaaaaaaaagttcagAGCGAATAAATAAACACATGACAATGCAAGTGATAAGAGaacacaaaaaccaaattaaCGCATACTTTAATGCAAagtatataatatgtgtatctatgtatatagatataatacgtacatacctatacatataccatatatgaaataaaggaataaaaactgaatatatacatacataaatgttaataaaagtaaataaatggcACAAactaattttgtgtttttaatgaaagacaattttctttttgttggaaatcattatttttttttaatattcttttataaaattctttaaaaaatatacagtattttttacaaataaattaccTCCCATTAACTCCCAAGGGCGCCTCAAATTTATGAGGCACCCGTTACTACTTATAACCCGAATATGTGAAAAACAACAAGCCGTATCAATagtgtatttgtaaaaataacatatgtacattattcCACAAACGCGTCTCACATTTATGATGCAGCTGTCACAATTAATTTCCCGAATATTTTAAGAACAACCTGTCAGATCATTAGTGTACATGTGTGCATGCATCGTTTGTGTATTTTTGAACTGTGTCTCTAAGCAAGTTTATAACATTCCGCTGATTAGGAGCTTGTATAACAGCTGTTCCAGACACAATCATATTTGCGCCAGCCTAAAAAGAGTTTTGGTTGatataggattttttttttgtttttaacttgcACAAGGCGTAATTGCTTTGCACGATTTTGAGGATACGTGATTTTGAACTGTAACCATTGAATCCTTTAATCGATTCAAACATTCAAGCTTGTGAGTGCAAATGATATAAAACTTACTTTCGCACAAGTTTCTATAGTATTCGGGCCAACTCCTCCATCCACCTCTATGTCTAGATTAGGGTAATGAGTACGTAACCGCTCCACTTTTGGCATCATATTTGCCATAAAAGATTGCCCTCCAAATCCCGGTTCAACAGTCATTACTAAAACAACATCGGCCATATCAACGTATCTCTCAACTACTTGAACctttatttttaacatacaaaaaaaaaaaaaacaaattgcacatatactttgttagaaaaaatataaatggcaAAAATCGTACCTCAGTGCCTGGTTTCAAAGCTAATCCTACTTTCATTCCTGATTCGCGTACTTTTCGGCAAACGTTTGCAACTTCTTCCATAACTGGTTCTATGTGGAATGTATAAAGATTTACACCGGCATCAGCCATAGGTTCAATCCATTGCTGGGGGCGGGATACCATCATATGAGTTTCGAAAAAATCTTTCTATTtataataaacacataaaagtaTGAAAATAAAGTATCATTAATAAACGAGTTGGATTTACCTTAATTTTATTCCTTAAGCACTTGACTAGCGAGTGACCAAAAGTAAGATTTGGTACAAAGTGACCATCCATTACATCAAGATGGAGATAATCTGCACCATTATCTAGCAATTTTTGCGATTCGTTTGCCAAGTCAGCCAAATCAGCATTCAATATTGATGGACCTATTTTCGCTTGAACAGGCATTTTAATaactattaatttatatatattctctAAACGGAATGATTTTGAATCAGTAGAACAAATAAAATATGGATCGGTCAAATTTAAGGGTCGAAACTGTCATTAAAACGTGCAATTGAATTGAAGACCGGTTCACAATAGAGTTTATCAAAAGTTGGCAAAcgaacatataaaaaaattcataaaaaccgATTTGAAGAATGAtatcaaatgcatttttattaatttaaaaaatataaacttccATTTTCAGCTTAAACATATTTTGAGAatccaacactttttttataaaataagataatctccaaagaaagtggaaaatataattttatagttCTTGTTTCTCTTTTGTAGAGTCATTGCTGGTGCTCCACTCGCCGGgatattctttattttcaattgtgaCTCCTTTGCAACgcgtttgttttattaaaaaatcttttgCATCCCAAGCTTGAGAACCGTccttaaaaagaaatattgctcTATTATCATCCACCATATATCGTTCAGCTTGTATATGATTGTTCCAAAGACTTGTCTGCCACAACTTAGTAATTGTGTCAGCTTCTTCCCGTGTTGGATCTCCACCCACAGAAACGAATGTCATTAGAGTACGCCCTTTTTTAGAAGCTTTTAACAAATCTTCTGGATTTTTGCTATCGAGATTTGATAAGTCAATTTTTGGCTGAGGACGCAAGTGTTCAGGCAACTCATCGGGTTCTAATGGCTCTTCGTCTTCCTAAAACATTTTCACGCAAAGCCAAACTtatatttcttcaataaaacaattaaaatacaagAATTTAGCTAACCTCCCATTGGTCTAGCAGACGCTCCATGTCAGCATCGGTAAAATCACGAATATCTTTTTTTGCCCACTCAGGTTTTTTGTCATCTTCAGCCctttttgttaaagtttttgGAACTAACGCCACTAAAGCGAATAAAAGCAAAAGCCGCatagtttacaaaattttatataaattttattcagctGTTCACAACACACACGTAAACAAAACAATACTCATATGTATGAACAAACGCATtcgtaaatatgaaaataatagttCACAATTGTCatgtacacaaatattttaattttgagtacaacccaaatattataataggtttaatattaatatataaattttttaattatatatgtaactgCAGATATTTTTCCAGCTTCACTCTTTGTTATTGGATTTCGATttcagaaatattaataaataaaaagttcgtatttaaaaatatttcgtatgtATATTGTGAATAGTGGTGCGTTCAGCACTGTTGTACTCATTTACAGCGtcaatattaatttgaattagtatatttatatttattagttcaaaaattatgttattaaacaattttggtgAACCGGTGTCTTTGGAGGAATTTGCAGAAAAACatttggtatacatatttatattattatatttcttctTTAAATTAATCTCTTTTTTTAAACAGGATCGAAAGTCACCATTATTGCTGTCCAGCACTaaacttttaaacaattttccagAGGATTGGTGTGGCACTGTGTACACTACCCGCCGAATTATTAATGAATCTAAAGAACTTTTGGTGAGcgaattttagtaaaattatttgcaatctaAACATAGTGaatgaaaatgtatttaattaagttGCTTAAATCGACATCACCATATCGTATCGGAGAACTAGAAGAAAATAAACCAACGGTGGTACACCTGCCGGAAGATTCCCATATTACTGTAACTGCATTTCCTTGGACCAAAGAAAAAGAGGAgccgaaattaatttttcttattaagGGTATATATTCCAAAtcaatatatatacttgtaataTTGCTTTTATAAACTTACTTTTATACATTCTAGATGAATATCTAACGCGGATATGTATAGATACATTCACCAAAACTTTAAACAGCATTATATCAAATGATATTCTGCGAGGTTTTATCAAGGAAGGAATAGATGTAGTTCACTTTAACGACAAGTTCGCTATGGGCTCTAATCCTAAAGATCCGAAAATCCAACACACTTGGTCCAGCCTACATTTGTTGACTTATCTCATTcgtccaaaaaaaatatgtggattTTCAGAAACGACACTTCCCAAATATATTACTCAGTGCTGTAGTAAACTTGATATTAATAAATGTGCATATTGAATTTTGAgaataaattgttatatttttttgaataactatttactttattcttcattatgtatatgcatgcaaGTTTAGATGTTAAAAATACGTTTATATatagattattatttttcatctGCGTTCATTCTTAAGATTACTAGAACGTGTTGCTCCAGTGCGCCCGCCTCGATTTGGTTTGCTACTTTGCGATTGCGCTCCAGTACCTGCAACAGTCACTGCTTGTGTTGTTTGTTGCACTGAAGTGCTAACGCTTGTATTACCAGGCATTTGACCACTTAATCCGCTAGTAAGCTGTTGTTTTTGAGGTGTTTGTCCTATTTGCTGAATGTTACCTGCTTTCGCAGTAGTTGTGCTCCCTGGCTGTTGAATGCCTCCTCCCAAAGAAGTTCCAATCAACCTTTGTCCTACTTGATTCGAAGTCACAATACTACCATTACTGCCAGCTTGAGACACTTGTTGCGTAGGTGCTACGACACTAGTAGTATTTGGTCCAACAGTTGGACCAGTGGCGACACCTGTATTTGGCAATAACTGAGGATTCCCAACAATACCTCCTAGACCCTGtgactgttgttgctgctgctcagGTCGTTTGGGTTCACTCATATTTATTTGTTCGTTAAAAGTCATACAAAATTCTCCAATTTTATAAACTTCTCCATTTTTTCCAGAATATAGTGTCAAACAGTGGCGCCAAATTGATGCATATCCCTTCGTTAACTTGATGATATCACCGGGTGCTATAAGTTTGCCCGGTTCATCCCAAATGGACACATTTATGCAAGCAGAATGGTCACCAACTTTAAAATTGCGCACCTCTCTATTTTCTTTAGTTACCGTGGCGGTTCCAATTTCTAATACTATGAAAATGACATTGATGTTTTTTAATCCAGGTTTAATATCTTTTATAAGTATGCTGCATTCACCATTGTAcattatgaatattttattttaatattattttactaatgtgcagtgaaataaacaaacaaatgccgCTCTATTGTCAAAAATAACCCAGCAGTGTTGTAAAACGTGCAATCAGAGCTTTTAACTTAGCAGCTGGAATACACTGAACGAGTGTAGCCAAAAGTAATCAGGCAAAATGTTAGTTGTTTAACaagatattgaaaataataaaagctaatATTTCATCATGTTTTGTGAAATATGGAGTTACTTCAAATTTAtgtactttattatttatttcatgatATAAATTGGCAACTTAGTATTTGTATCGCATATTCGAACTGGCCCTAACGAGCACAGCGCCATCCATGAGTGAAATAACTAC
This DNA window, taken from Bactrocera dorsalis isolate Fly_Bdor unplaced genomic scaffold, ASM2337382v1 BdCtg150, whole genome shotgun sequence, encodes the following:
- the LOC105230509 gene encoding atrial natriuretic peptide-converting enzyme yields the protein DAYDALVDVRCYELVSLFLCTLFVPKCGSTGATVPPCKTLCTETMRRCGFFFDVFGLSLPEYLNCKLFKDFESPEDCVGLDQVREVMIASTNSKCDGFQCDQNRCLPKDYVCDGHLDCNDQTDEAKCERCQKDEIYCGDDRCIGINHVCDGVIDCPYGQDERNCIRLSDRNGDLGKGMLEFYRISTQMWTPACVKNWDRAVSPSAVCSMLGYSAVNATSVVTLKTHRSLMASINVSTDIWNMYAKKHSNLMQEFSSCSPDEDYPVAELTCANYECGKVKRGRHKPSRRIIGGSQANPGTWPFLAAILGGPEKIFYCAGVLISDQWVLTASHCIGNHTVIDLEDWTIQLGVTRRNSYTYTGQKVKVKTVIPHPHYNTVITHDNDIALFQLATRVAFHEHLLPVCLPPPGIKLKPDQMCTVIGWGKRDNKDPKSTYEPIVNEVQVPIIGRQQCDVWLDNLTVSDGMICAGYEEGGKDACQGDSGGPLLCPYPGEKDRWFVGGIVSWGIMCAHPKLPGVYANVIKYVPWIQEQMAKYSKPENEERLSKYDAHPGGPDILSNIATGPVRNKKPYHNQNRSPMDIDYYDNYKKT
- the LOC105230508 gene encoding ribulose-phosphate 3-epimerase, translated to MPVQAKIGPSILNADLADLANESQKLLDNGADYLHLDVMDGHFVPNLTFGHSLVKCLRNKIKKDFFETHMMVSRPQQWIEPMADAGVNLYTFHIEPVMEEVANVCRKVRESGMKVGLALKPGTEVQVVERYVDMADVVLVMTVEPGFGGQSFMANMMPKVERLRTHYPNLDIEVDGGVGPNTIETCAKAGANMIVSGTAVIQAPNQRNVINLLRDTVQKYTNDACTHVH
- the LOC105230507 gene encoding LDLR chaperone boca is translated as MRLLLLFALVALVPKTLTKRAEDDKKPEWAKKDIRDFTDADMERLLDQWEEDEEPLEPDELPEHLRPQPKIDLSNLDSKNPEDLLKASKKGRTLMTFVSVGGDPTREEADTITKLWQTSLWNNHIQAERYMVDDNRAIFLFKDGSQAWDAKDFLIKQTRCKGVTIENKEYPGEWSTSNDSTKEKQEL
- the LOC105230505 gene encoding uncharacterized protein LOC105230505 encodes the protein MLLNNFGEPVSLEEFAEKHLDRKSPLLLSSTKLLNNFPEDWCGTVYTTRRIINESKELLLLKSTSPYRIGELEENKPTVVHLPEDSHITVTAFPWTKEKEEPKLIFLIKDEYLTRICIDTFTKTLNSIISNDILRGFIKEGIDVVHFNDKFAMGSNPKDPKIQHTWSSLHLLTYLIRPKKICGFSETTLPKYITQCCSKLDINKCAY
- the LOC105230506 gene encoding SOSS complex subunit B homolog, producing MYNGECSILIKDIKPGLKNINVIFIVLEIGTATVTKENREVRNFKVGDHSACINVSIWDEPGKLIAPGDIIKLTKGYASIWRHCLTLYSGKNGEVYKIGEFCMTFNEQINMSEPKRPEQQQQQSQGLGGIVGNPQLLPNTGVATGPTVGPNTTSVVAPTQQVSQAGSNGSIVTSNQVGQRLIGTSLGGGIQQPGSTTTAKAGNIQQIGQTPQKQQLTSGLSGQMPGNTSVSTSVQQTTQAVTVAGTGAQSQSSKPNRGGRTGATRSSNLKNERR